A single genomic interval of Mycobacterium sp. DL592 harbors:
- a CDS encoding DUF3027 domain-containing protein has product MVSMDSQIDSAESAAPVYRGEPSDAVAAVLDGAVDLARQAIVEFSGDTVGEYLGVAYEDETAATHRFLANMPGYQGWQWAVVVAAYPGADHATVSEVVLVPGPTALLAPAWVPWENRVRPGDLSPGDLLAPPVNDPRLAPGYTATGDPLVDDTALEIGFGRRQVLSAFGRDLAAQRWHDGDYGPDAPMARSTKRSCRDCGFMIRLDGALGVMFGVCCNELAADGHVVDFEYGCGAHSDTPPPPGTGSPIYDPFDDGVLDVVERPAEAPAADIVIETVDAVDEPEPASDVTVDEPAEPAGEDEPAEQVDEPQQADPAD; this is encoded by the coding sequence TTGGTGTCGATGGACAGCCAGATCGACTCCGCCGAATCCGCGGCTCCGGTGTATCGGGGTGAGCCGTCCGACGCGGTCGCCGCCGTGCTCGACGGCGCCGTGGACCTGGCTCGTCAGGCGATTGTGGAGTTCAGTGGCGACACGGTCGGGGAGTACCTGGGCGTCGCCTACGAGGACGAGACGGCCGCCACGCACCGATTCCTGGCGAACATGCCGGGCTATCAGGGGTGGCAGTGGGCGGTGGTGGTGGCGGCCTATCCGGGCGCCGATCACGCCACGGTCAGTGAAGTCGTGCTGGTCCCCGGGCCGACCGCGCTGCTCGCACCGGCCTGGGTGCCGTGGGAGAACCGGGTCAGGCCGGGCGACTTGAGCCCCGGTGACCTGCTTGCGCCGCCGGTCAACGACCCGAGGCTGGCGCCGGGCTACACCGCGACCGGTGATCCGCTGGTTGACGACACCGCCCTGGAGATCGGCTTCGGCCGGCGCCAGGTCCTCAGTGCCTTCGGCAGGGACCTGGCCGCCCAGCGCTGGCATGACGGCGACTACGGGCCCGACGCCCCGATGGCACGCTCGACCAAGCGCTCCTGCCGCGACTGCGGTTTCATGATTCGGCTCGACGGCGCGCTCGGCGTCATGTTCGGGGTGTGCTGCAACGAGCTGGCCGCCGACGGCCACGTCGTCGACTTCGAGTACGGCTGCGGCGCGCATTCCGATACCCCGCCTCCGCCCGGCACCGGGTCACCGATCTACGACCCGTTCGACGACGGCGTCCTCGACGTCGTCGAACGGCCAGCGGAGGCGCCCGCCGCTGACATCGTGATCGAGACTGTCGATGCAGTCGACGAGCCGGAGCCAGCCTCCGACGTGACGGTCGACGAGCCGGCGGAACCGGCTGGCGAGGACGAGCCCGCCGAGCAGGTCGACGAGCCCCAGCAGGCCGATCCCGCCGACTAA
- a CDS encoding SRPBCC family protein yields MAAPLLQAEIEINAPVNKVWTLISDLGNMPKWSPQCRVMRALGPLRPGTRTLNLNRRHNLFWPTTSTITEVIPERKLAFRVNANNTVWSYELEPTATGTKVVETRHAENGVKAISTMTVNAVLGGVPGFEKELVAGMNTSLARIKAAAES; encoded by the coding sequence ATGGCAGCGCCACTGTTGCAAGCGGAGATCGAGATCAACGCGCCGGTGAACAAGGTGTGGACCCTGATCTCGGACCTGGGCAACATGCCCAAGTGGAGCCCGCAGTGCCGGGTGATGAGGGCACTCGGTCCGCTGCGACCCGGTACCCGCACGCTGAACCTCAACCGGCGCCACAACCTGTTCTGGCCGACGACGTCGACCATCACCGAGGTGATCCCCGAGCGCAAACTCGCCTTCCGGGTCAACGCCAACAACACCGTGTGGAGCTATGAGCTCGAGCCCACCGCCACCGGCACCAAGGTGGTGGAGACCCGGCACGCCGAGAACGGCGTCAAGGCGATCTCGACGATGACCGTCAATGCCGTCCTGGGTGGGGTGCCGGGCTTCGAGAAGGAACTCGTGGCCGGGATGAACACCTCGCTGGCCCGCATCAAGGCGGCCGCCGAAAGTTAG
- a CDS encoding DUF2530 domain-containing protein translates to MPSDPREPNPGPVADPQPPALPPALLDPWPVIVTGAILWALATIAAFVVPALQTWRPITVAGLGVAVVGTSIFLWQRAAARRGARGAQTGIEPRRP, encoded by the coding sequence ATGCCTTCCGATCCGCGCGAGCCGAACCCCGGGCCGGTGGCCGACCCGCAGCCGCCGGCACTCCCGCCGGCCCTGCTCGACCCCTGGCCCGTCATCGTCACCGGAGCGATCCTGTGGGCGCTGGCGACCATCGCCGCGTTCGTGGTTCCGGCCCTGCAGACGTGGCGACCGATCACCGTCGCCGGTCTCGGTGTCGCCGTCGTGGGCACCTCGATCTTCCTCTGGCAGCGCGCGGCCGCCCGCCGCGGTGCCCGCGGGGCGCAGACGGGTATCGAACCGCGCCGACCCTAG
- a CDS encoding MarR family winged helix-turn-helix transcriptional regulator, whose translation MKDGDLLLAGDLSLAVVRLARQLRFRRVESTVTLSQLSALTTLAKEGAMTPGALASRERVRPPSMTRIIGSLTELGLVERSAHPADGRQVLVAVSPTGAGLVDSERRASQEWLSKRLATLAAEDRDTLLRAADLMTTLVDEDA comes from the coding sequence GTGAAGGATGGGGATCTGCTGCTCGCCGGTGATCTGTCCCTGGCTGTCGTCCGCCTGGCTCGGCAACTCCGCTTCCGGCGGGTCGAGTCGACGGTCACGCTGTCACAGCTGTCCGCGTTGACCACCCTGGCCAAGGAAGGCGCGATGACACCCGGTGCGCTCGCCTCGCGGGAGCGGGTCCGGCCACCGTCGATGACCCGGATCATCGGGTCGCTGACCGAACTCGGTCTGGTCGAGCGCTCCGCCCACCCGGCCGACGGGCGCCAGGTCCTGGTGGCCGTCTCGCCGACCGGTGCGGGTCTGGTCGACAGCGAACGCCGGGCCAGTCAGGAGTGGCTGAGTAAGCGGTTGGCCACCCTGGCTGCCGAAGACCGCGACACCCTGCTGCGTGCGGCGGATCTGATGACCACGCTCGTCGACGAAGACGCGTGA
- a CDS encoding RNA methyltransferase, with the protein MSDKGFGALDVIDITDPADPRVDDFRDLNSIDRRPDLPTGKGLVIAEGVLVVQRMLASRFRPHAFLGTERRLTELGDDLAGVGIPYYRASAEVMAEVVGFHLNRGVLGAARRAPELTVGDVVDGARTVAVLEGVNDHENLGSIFRNAAGLGVDSVIFGTGCADPLYRRAVRVSMGHALRVPFAKAQHWPADLNALRQQGFRMLAMTPNPQAQTLAHAMDELAGEKVAVLVGAEGPGLTETAMRASDVRVRIPMSRGTDSLNVATAAALAFYERVRSAG; encoded by the coding sequence GTGAGCGACAAGGGTTTCGGCGCGCTCGACGTCATCGACATCACCGATCCCGCCGACCCGAGGGTCGACGACTTCCGCGACCTCAACAGCATCGACCGCAGACCCGATCTGCCCACCGGTAAGGGCCTGGTGATCGCCGAAGGCGTGCTGGTCGTTCAGCGCATGCTGGCGTCGCGCTTCCGCCCGCACGCGTTCCTGGGCACCGAGCGCCGCCTCACCGAACTGGGGGACGATCTGGCCGGTGTGGGTATCCCGTACTACCGGGCCAGTGCCGAGGTGATGGCCGAGGTGGTCGGATTTCACCTCAACCGCGGTGTCCTGGGGGCCGCCCGGCGGGCACCTGAGCTGACAGTCGGCGATGTCGTCGACGGGGCTCGCACGGTGGCCGTCCTGGAAGGCGTCAACGACCACGAGAACCTCGGCTCGATCTTCCGCAATGCGGCCGGGCTCGGTGTCGACTCGGTCATCTTCGGCACCGGTTGTGCCGATCCGCTCTACCGCCGCGCCGTGCGGGTGTCGATGGGCCATGCCCTGCGGGTTCCCTTCGCAAAGGCGCAGCATTGGCCCGCCGACCTCAATGCCCTACGGCAGCAAGGCTTTCGGATGCTGGCCATGACGCCCAACCCGCAGGCGCAGACGTTGGCGCACGCGATGGACGAGCTGGCGGGGGAGAAGGTCGCGGTGCTCGTCGGCGCCGAAGGGCCCGGGCTGACCGAGACTGCGATGCGGGCCAGTGATGTGCGGGTACGCATCCCGATGTCGCGGGGCACCGACTCGCTCAATGTGGCCACGGCCGCCGCGCTGGCGTTCTACGAACGGGTCAGGTCGGCCGGATAG
- a CDS encoding DUF2537 domain-containing protein, which yields MTEESTPWGTGLTVAAFVAAIVGAAIVVLSLGMVRVHPAVAVALNLIAVGGLAPTLWGWRQIPVRRWFVLGAAVGVAAGWITLLGLLAR from the coding sequence ATGACCGAAGAGTCGACCCCGTGGGGCACCGGGCTGACGGTCGCGGCGTTCGTCGCAGCGATCGTGGGCGCGGCGATCGTCGTCCTCAGCCTCGGGATGGTCCGGGTGCACCCGGCGGTGGCCGTCGCGCTCAACCTGATCGCGGTCGGCGGACTGGCACCCACGTTGTGGGGCTGGCGTCAGATACCGGTGCGACGGTGGTTCGTGCTGGGTGCTGCCGTGGGTGTCGCGGCCGGGTGGATCACCCTGCTCGGGCTCCTCGCGCGTTAG
- the sepH gene encoding septation protein SepH, translated as MRELKVIGLDVDGKAIICEGRDPSDKFLLPVDDRLRAAVRGDRSLGQTLRDIEVKGVLRPRDIQARIRAGASVEQLAEASGMDVSKIERFAHPVLLERQRAAELATAAHPMLADGPAVVTLLEAISASLAGRGLSSEATTWDAWRNDDGRWTVQMAWQAGLSDNVAHFRFSPGAHGGTVTAVDDAASELIDPGFERTLRPVAPVALVEFEEEPEPAQAPVETEPSPPVPPVRAKRTKAKPTVPAWEDVLLGVRSSGQR; from the coding sequence ATGCGTGAGCTCAAGGTGATCGGACTCGATGTCGACGGCAAAGCCATCATCTGTGAAGGTCGCGACCCGTCCGACAAGTTTCTCCTGCCAGTCGATGACAGGCTGCGTGCCGCCGTGCGCGGCGACCGGTCGTTGGGTCAGACCCTGAGGGACATCGAGGTCAAAGGCGTGTTGCGTCCCAGAGATATTCAGGCCCGCATCCGAGCAGGTGCATCCGTCGAGCAACTGGCCGAAGCATCCGGCATGGACGTCAGCAAGATCGAGCGCTTCGCCCATCCCGTCCTGCTGGAACGCCAGCGCGCCGCCGAACTGGCCACCGCCGCCCACCCGATGCTGGCCGACGGTCCGGCGGTCGTGACGCTGCTGGAAGCCATCAGCGCGTCCCTCGCGGGCCGCGGCCTGAGCTCCGAAGCCACCACCTGGGATGCCTGGCGCAACGACGACGGCCGCTGGACCGTGCAGATGGCGTGGCAGGCCGGTCTCTCGGACAACGTGGCGCACTTTCGGTTCTCCCCCGGTGCGCACGGCGGCACCGTCACCGCGGTCGACGACGCGGCCAGCGAACTGATCGACCCTGGCTTCGAGCGCACGCTGCGGCCCGTCGCCCCGGTCGCCCTCGTGGAATTCGAGGAGGAGCCGGAACCGGCGCAGGCCCCTGTCGAGACCGAGCCTTCACCGCCGGTCCCGCCGGTTCGCGCCAAGCGGACGAAGGCCAAGCCGACCGTTCCCGCCTGGGAGGACGTTCTGCTCGGAGTGCGCTCCAGCGGCCAGCGCTGA
- the serC gene encoding phosphoserine transaminase, translated as MADAALTIPADLKPADGRFGCGPSKVRPEQLQALTTTAAGLFGTSHRQAPVKNLVGRVRDGLRELFSLPDGYEVILGNGGATAFWDAAAFGLIDKKSLHLTFGEFSAKFASAVAANPFVGDPIVIKADAGSAPEPTSDPSVDAIAWAHNETSTGVALGVKRPAGSGDALLLIDATSGAGGLPVDVSEVDAYYFAPQKNFASDGGLWLALLSPAALARIEAIAASGRWVPDFLSLPIAVDNSLKNQTYNTPAIGTLVLMAEQLDWMNGNGGLDWAVKRTADSSSRLYSWAEASSYATPFVADPALRSQVVGTIDFSDDVDAAAVAKILRANGIVDTEPYRKLGRNQLRIAMFPAIEPDDVSALTQCVDWVVERL; from the coding sequence ATGGCTGATGCAGCGCTGACGATCCCCGCCGACCTCAAACCTGCCGACGGCCGCTTCGGGTGCGGACCGTCGAAGGTACGTCCCGAACAACTGCAGGCACTGACCACCACCGCCGCCGGTTTGTTCGGAACCTCGCACCGACAGGCGCCGGTGAAGAACCTGGTCGGCCGGGTTCGCGACGGGCTGCGTGAGCTGTTCTCCCTGCCCGACGGCTACGAGGTGATCCTGGGCAACGGCGGTGCGACCGCGTTCTGGGATGCCGCCGCGTTCGGCCTCATCGACAAGAAGTCGCTGCACCTGACGTTCGGCGAGTTCTCGGCCAAGTTCGCCTCTGCGGTGGCCGCCAACCCGTTCGTCGGGGACCCCATCGTGATCAAGGCCGACGCGGGCAGTGCGCCGGAGCCGACGTCCGACCCGTCGGTCGACGCGATCGCCTGGGCGCACAACGAAACCTCGACCGGGGTCGCCCTGGGTGTCAAACGCCCCGCTGGTTCCGGCGATGCCCTGCTTCTCATCGACGCCACCTCCGGAGCAGGTGGCTTGCCGGTCGACGTCAGCGAGGTCGACGCCTACTACTTCGCGCCGCAGAAGAACTTCGCCAGCGACGGTGGGCTGTGGCTGGCCCTGCTGTCACCGGCCGCGCTGGCCCGCATCGAGGCCATCGCCGCCTCCGGGCGCTGGGTACCCGACTTCCTGTCGCTGCCGATCGCGGTCGACAACAGCCTGAAGAACCAGACGTACAACACCCCGGCGATCGGCACGCTGGTGCTGATGGCCGAGCAGCTCGACTGGATGAACGGCAACGGCGGCCTGGACTGGGCGGTCAAGCGCACCGCCGACTCCTCGAGCAGGCTCTACTCCTGGGCCGAGGCGTCGTCGTATGCGACCCCGTTCGTCGCGGACCCGGCGCTGCGCAGCCAGGTGGTGGGCACCATCGACTTCTCCGACGACGTCGACGCGGCGGCCGTCGCCAAGATCCTGCGGGCCAACGGGATCGTGGACACCGAGCCGTACCGCAAGCTGGGCCGCAACCAGCTCAGGATCGCGATGTTCCCCGCCATCGAACCCGATGACGTCAGCGCGCTGACCCAGTGCGTCGACTGGGTGGTCGAGCGGCTCTGA
- a CDS encoding diiron oxygenase: MARTKIVRRWRRNMDVLDDTVYVEKLATLSEGSVRRNFNPYTDIDWDSPEFAVVPNDERWILPASDPIGRHPWYQSQTKQRQIEIGMWRQSNVAKVGLHFESILIRGLMEYAFWTPNGSPEYRYCLHEAVEECNHTMMFQEMVNRIGADVPGMPRLLKWLQPGIPLVAGPLPIPFWFGILAGEEPIDHTQKNVLREGKTLHPIMERVMAIHVAEEARHISFAHEYLRKRVPHLPRRKRFWLSLYVPVVMRVLCSAIIVPPRAFWKEFDIPRSVRKEIFFSSPESRQMLRDMFGDVRMLATDTGLMNPLAKLMWRICRIDGQPTRFRSEPARQHVVTAA, encoded by the coding sequence ATGGCGAGAACCAAGATCGTGCGACGCTGGCGCCGCAACATGGACGTGCTGGACGACACCGTCTACGTCGAGAAGCTGGCTACTCTCTCCGAGGGCTCGGTGCGCAGGAACTTCAATCCCTACACCGATATCGACTGGGATTCACCCGAGTTCGCCGTCGTGCCCAACGACGAGCGCTGGATTCTGCCGGCAAGCGACCCGATCGGACGGCATCCCTGGTACCAGTCGCAGACCAAGCAGCGCCAGATCGAGATCGGCATGTGGCGGCAGTCCAACGTCGCCAAGGTCGGTCTTCACTTCGAGTCCATCCTGATCCGGGGCTTGATGGAGTACGCCTTCTGGACGCCCAACGGCTCACCGGAATACCGGTACTGCCTGCACGAGGCGGTCGAAGAGTGCAACCACACGATGATGTTCCAGGAGATGGTGAACCGCATTGGTGCCGACGTGCCCGGCATGCCGCGGCTGTTGAAGTGGCTTCAGCCGGGTATTCCGCTGGTGGCCGGACCGCTGCCCATCCCGTTCTGGTTCGGAATCCTGGCCGGCGAGGAGCCGATCGACCACACGCAGAAAAACGTTCTGCGCGAAGGCAAGACGTTGCACCCGATCATGGAACGGGTGATGGCGATCCACGTCGCCGAGGAGGCCCGGCACATCTCGTTCGCCCACGAGTACCTGCGCAAGCGGGTGCCCCACCTGCCGCGGCGCAAGCGGTTCTGGCTGTCGCTCTACGTGCCTGTGGTGATGCGGGTGCTGTGCTCGGCGATCATCGTCCCGCCGAGGGCGTTCTGGAAGGAGTTCGACATCCCGCGCTCGGTGCGCAAGGAGATCTTCTTCTCCTCACCCGAGTCGCGACAGATGTTGCGCGACATGTTCGGTGACGTCCGCATGCTCGCCACCGACACCGGGCTGATGAACCCGTTGGCGAAGCTGATGTGGCGGATCTGCCGGATCGACGGTCAGCCCACTCGGTTCCGCAGCGAGCCGGCCCGCCAGCACGTGGTCACCGCCGCGTAG
- a CDS encoding FAD-dependent oxidoreductase, producing MPHVITQSCCSDGSCVYACPVNCIHPSPDEPGFATAEMLYIDPVACVDCGACVSACPVGAIVPDRNLAAAQLPFVELNASFYPERPAGVKLPPTSKLAPVLPAPQLHRGGDLTVAIVGSGPAGMYAADELLTQKGVRVNVFDKLPTPFGLVRAGVAPDHQSTKGVTRLFDRISSHPRFTFFLNVEVGKHLSHAELLEHHHAVLYAVGAPDDRRLDIPGMGLSGTGTATETVAWVNGHPDFAALDVELGHEQVVIVGNGNVALDVARILTADPDDLARTDISGAALQALRASAIREVVIAARRDPADSAFTLPELIGLTSVADVVLDAEDRDLVRRDLAAVEDALTTAKLEILAKLPVASATAARPRIRLAYRLTPHRIVGSDRVTGIEFRRTGTEDTAHLDAGLVLTSIGYRGKPVPGLPFDDAAAVVPNDGGRVVDPESGRPLPGSYVAGWIKRGPTGFIGTNKSCAMQTVSRLVDDFNAGLLTDPVGRPGAVERLVRARRPGVIDAAGWQAIDAAEIRRGEAEGRPRAKFTAVADMVAAAAAAPGPSVTARLLAGLRR from the coding sequence GTGCCCCATGTGATCACCCAGTCGTGTTGCAGCGACGGGTCCTGTGTCTACGCATGCCCGGTGAACTGCATCCATCCCAGCCCTGACGAGCCGGGTTTCGCCACCGCCGAGATGCTCTACATCGATCCGGTGGCGTGTGTGGACTGCGGGGCGTGCGTCAGCGCGTGCCCGGTCGGCGCGATCGTGCCCGACCGGAACCTGGCGGCCGCGCAACTCCCGTTCGTCGAACTCAATGCCTCGTTCTATCCGGAGCGCCCTGCCGGTGTGAAGCTGCCGCCGACGTCCAAGCTCGCACCGGTGTTGCCGGCGCCGCAGCTACACCGCGGAGGGGACCTCACGGTCGCCATCGTCGGGTCGGGACCGGCAGGCATGTACGCCGCCGACGAGCTGCTGACGCAGAAGGGCGTCCGGGTCAATGTCTTCGACAAACTGCCCACCCCGTTCGGCTTGGTCCGTGCCGGTGTCGCCCCGGATCACCAGAGCACCAAGGGTGTGACGCGGCTCTTCGACCGGATCAGCAGCCATCCCCGCTTCACGTTCTTCCTCAATGTCGAAGTGGGTAAGCATCTTTCGCATGCCGAACTCCTCGAGCATCACCATGCGGTGCTCTATGCCGTCGGTGCGCCCGACGACCGCAGGCTCGACATCCCGGGCATGGGCCTGTCCGGTACCGGCACCGCGACCGAGACGGTGGCCTGGGTCAACGGTCATCCCGATTTCGCCGCACTGGACGTCGAGCTGGGCCACGAGCAGGTGGTGATCGTCGGCAACGGCAACGTCGCCCTCGACGTGGCCCGGATTCTGACCGCCGACCCCGACGACCTGGCGCGCACCGACATCTCGGGTGCGGCGCTGCAGGCGTTGCGTGCCTCGGCGATACGGGAGGTCGTCATCGCCGCCCGGCGCGATCCCGCCGACTCCGCCTTCACCCTGCCCGAGCTGATCGGGCTGACATCGGTCGCCGACGTCGTGCTCGACGCCGAGGACCGCGACCTCGTGCGGCGCGACCTCGCCGCGGTCGAGGATGCACTCACCACGGCGAAGCTGGAGATCCTGGCCAAGCTGCCGGTGGCCTCGGCCACTGCCGCGCGGCCGCGAATCCGGTTGGCCTACCGGTTGACTCCGCACCGCATCGTGGGCAGCGATCGCGTGACGGGAATCGAGTTCCGCCGCACCGGAACCGAGGACACCGCCCACCTCGACGCCGGCCTGGTGCTCACATCGATCGGTTATCGCGGCAAGCCCGTCCCCGGGCTTCCGTTCGACGACGCTGCGGCGGTGGTGCCCAACGACGGCGGCCGGGTCGTCGACCCGGAATCCGGACGCCCGTTGCCCGGCTCGTACGTCGCCGGCTGGATCAAGCGGGGACCCACTGGGTTCATCGGAACCAACAAGTCCTGCGCCATGCAGACCGTGTCGCGACTCGTCGACGACTTCAACGCCGGGCTTCTCACCGATCCGGTCGGGCGGCCCGGTGCGGTGGAGCGTCTGGTCCGCGCCCGGCGCCCCGGCGTCATCGACGCGGCGGGCTGGCAGGCGATCGACGCCGCCGAGATCCGCCGCGGCGAGGCGGAGGGCAGGCCGCGCGCGAAGTTCACCGCGGTGGCCGACATGGTCGCCGCGGCCGCTGCTGCCCCGGGACCGTCGGTGACCGCTCGGCTACTGGCCGGCCTGCGGCGCTGA
- a CDS encoding MFS transporter: protein MTTTTVVRSSAAETRRAIWNTIRGSSGNLVEWYDVYVYTVFATYFEGQFFDESEKNSTVYVYAIFAITFVMRPVGAWFFGRFADRRGRRAALTVSVSLMALCSLVIALVPSQARIGMAAPIILIVARLVQGFATGGEYGTSATYMSEAATRERRGFFSSFQYVTLVGGHVLAQFTLLILQSVLTDEQLHEFGWRIAFAVGGVAAVVVFWLRRTMDESLSPEVIEAAKAGKDPAAGSMRALFTHYWRPLLLCFLITLGGTVAFYTYSVNAPAIVKTAYKGEGMTATWINLSGLILLMVLQPVGGLISDRIGRKPMLVFFGVGGVVWTYVLITFLPQTRSPLTSFALVAVSYVILTGYTSINALVKSELFPAQVRALGVGVGYALANSIFGGTAPLIYQAAKAQGQVPLFIGYVTVCIAVSLVIYIFCLRNKADTYLDRERGSAFGS, encoded by the coding sequence ATGACCACCACGACAGTGGTGCGGTCGAGCGCCGCCGAGACCCGGCGGGCGATCTGGAACACGATCCGGGGGTCGTCGGGCAACCTCGTCGAGTGGTACGACGTCTACGTCTACACCGTCTTCGCAACGTATTTCGAGGGCCAGTTCTTCGACGAGTCCGAGAAGAACTCGACGGTCTACGTGTACGCGATATTCGCGATCACCTTCGTGATGCGGCCCGTCGGGGCGTGGTTCTTCGGCCGGTTCGCCGACCGGCGGGGCCGGCGTGCGGCACTGACGGTGAGCGTGTCGCTGATGGCGCTGTGCTCGCTGGTGATTGCGCTGGTGCCGTCGCAGGCGCGGATCGGAATGGCGGCGCCGATCATCCTGATCGTGGCCCGGCTGGTTCAGGGTTTCGCGACCGGCGGTGAATACGGCACATCGGCGACGTACATGTCGGAAGCGGCGACCCGGGAGCGGCGCGGGTTCTTCTCGTCGTTCCAGTACGTGACGCTGGTCGGTGGGCACGTGCTGGCGCAGTTCACGCTGCTGATCCTGCAGTCGGTTCTCACTGATGAGCAGTTGCATGAATTCGGTTGGCGCATCGCGTTTGCCGTGGGCGGTGTGGCGGCGGTAGTGGTGTTCTGGCTACGCCGCACGATGGACGAGTCGCTGTCCCCGGAGGTCATCGAGGCCGCCAAGGCGGGAAAGGACCCTGCGGCGGGTTCGATGCGGGCGCTGTTCACCCACTATTGGCGGCCACTGCTGCTGTGCTTCCTGATCACGCTGGGCGGGACGGTGGCTTTCTACACCTACAGCGTCAACGCGCCTGCGATCGTCAAGACCGCCTACAAGGGCGAGGGCATGACGGCGACATGGATCAACCTGAGCGGGCTGATCTTGTTGATGGTGCTGCAGCCGGTGGGCGGGCTCATCAGCGACCGGATCGGACGCAAGCCGATGCTGGTGTTCTTCGGTGTCGGCGGCGTGGTGTGGACGTATGTGCTGATCACATTTCTGCCCCAAACCCGTTCGCCGCTGACTTCTTTCGCGCTGGTCGCGGTGAGCTATGTGATCCTGACGGGATACACGTCGATCAACGCGCTGGTGAAGTCGGAGTTGTTTCCGGCGCAGGTGCGCGCACTCGGGGTGGGGGTCGGCTATGCGCTGGCGAACTCGATCTTCGGTGGGACGGCGCCGCTGATCTACCAGGCGGCCAAGGCGCAGGGCCAGGTGCCGCTGTTCATCGGCTATGTGACGGTCTGCATCGCCGTGTCGCTGGTGATCTACATCTTCTGCCTGCGCAACAAGGCTGATACGTATCTGGATCGAGAACGGGGCTCGGCGTTCGGGTCGTGA
- a CDS encoding citrate synthase 2, with translation MTLVPEDFAPGLEGVVAFTTEIAEPDKDGGALRYRGVDIEDLVHNGVTFGDVWGLLVDGRFGDGLPPAEPFPLPIHTGDVRVDVQAGLAMLAPIWGYRPLLDIDGETARQHLARASVMALSYVAQSARGIYQPAVPQRVIDECSTVTERFMTRWQGEPDPRHIAAIDAYWVSAAEHGMNASTFTARVIASTGADVAAALSGAIGAMSGPLHGGAPARVIPMIEEVERTGDARTVVKNILDSKEKLMGFGHRVYRAEDPRARVLRATAKRLAAPRYEVAAALEQAALAELRERRPDRAIETNVEFWAAVILDFAKVPAKMMPAMFTCGRTAGWCAHILEQKTLGKLVRPSAIYIGPAPRAAESVEGWDQISHTPS, from the coding sequence ATGACGCTGGTACCGGAAGACTTCGCACCCGGCCTGGAAGGCGTGGTGGCGTTCACCACCGAGATCGCCGAACCCGACAAGGACGGGGGCGCGCTGCGGTATCGCGGCGTCGACATCGAGGATCTGGTGCACAACGGCGTGACCTTCGGCGACGTCTGGGGGCTGCTCGTCGACGGCCGATTCGGCGACGGCCTGCCGCCGGCCGAACCCTTCCCGCTGCCCATTCACACCGGCGACGTCCGGGTCGACGTGCAGGCCGGTCTGGCCATGCTGGCGCCGATCTGGGGCTACCGGCCGCTGCTGGACATCGACGGCGAGACGGCCCGGCAGCACCTGGCGCGGGCCTCGGTGATGGCCCTGTCCTACGTCGCCCAGTCGGCACGCGGCATCTACCAGCCGGCCGTGCCGCAACGCGTCATCGACGAATGCTCCACCGTCACAGAACGATTCATGACCCGCTGGCAGGGCGAGCCGGACCCGCGGCACATCGCCGCGATCGACGCCTACTGGGTGTCGGCGGCCGAGCACGGGATGAACGCCTCCACGTTCACCGCGCGGGTGATCGCCTCCACCGGAGCCGACGTCGCCGCCGCGCTCTCGGGAGCGATCGGTGCGATGAGTGGACCGCTGCACGGCGGCGCGCCCGCCCGGGTGATCCCCATGATCGAGGAGGTTGAGCGCACCGGAGACGCCCGGACCGTGGTCAAGAACATCCTCGACAGCAAAGAGAAGCTGATGGGCTTCGGTCACCGGGTGTACCGGGCCGAGGACCCACGGGCGCGGGTGCTGCGGGCCACCGCCAAACGGTTGGCCGCCCCCCGCTACGAGGTGGCCGCAGCCCTGGAGCAGGCCGCCCTGGCCGAGCTGCGGGAGCGTCGCCCGGATCGGGCGATCGAGACCAACGTCGAGTTCTGGGCTGCGGTGATCCTGGACTTCGCCAAGGTGCCCGCCAAGATGATGCCGGCGATGTTCACCTGTGGCCGCACCGCCGGCTGGTGCGCCCACATCCTCGAGCAGAAGACACTGGGCAAACTGGTGCGGCCGTCGGCGATCTACATCGGCCCGGCACCGCGCGCAGCGGAATCGGTCGAGGGCTGGGACCAGATTTCCCACACGCCCAGCTAG